Proteins from a single region of Primulina tabacum isolate GXHZ01 chromosome 5, ASM2559414v2, whole genome shotgun sequence:
- the LOC142544514 gene encoding protein BIG GRAIN 1-like A, producing MYAREKSRKNHHNEPSFSSTLLDEIYRSIDENADNTEDSKSFFYRDNNKFVKGRVNFRGVGNYSSSHRVEDEKMAGFRRPGLVDKWMLKEANENLLARRDSLVAESENKSFQDKDLSYFSSISSSSDSSGALSSSSDSEFSISSTKSRVSCFSSVVKPKLVRIVGKNKEDRELDDYKMGDDNLFKSKSRALKIYASLRKLKQPISPGGKLTSFINSLFDHANEKKLKNVDSNKRIQVQDLKSMETSSNCSSARSCLSMKRERIMRNVIQRTVRFDPVSVIFNEGSMPCGSKSIIGEESKGCGRHSSAPNQLDDLKLRLRVKNMKVEEGDTQNDEKTDAFRQDSHWKVEEDDEDDAMSDSSSDLFELDHLLFGHNRFCEELPMYETTHYGTNRAIGSGLIT from the coding sequence ATGTACGCCCgagaaaaatcaagaaaaaatcacCACAACGAGCCATCTTTTTCCTCCACCCTTCTTGATGAAATCTACCGATCCATTGATGAAAATGCTGATAATACAGAGGATTCGAAGTCTTTTTTTTACAgagataataataaatttgtgaaAGGTCGTGTGAATTTCAGGGGGGTTGGTAATTATAGCAGCAGCCACCGTGTAGAAGATGAGAAGATGGCTGGTTTCAGAAGGCCTGGTTTGGTTGATAAATGGATGCTAAAAGAAGCAAATGAAAAtcttttggcaagaagggattCATTAGTCGCAGAATCTGAAAACAAGTCATTTCAAGACAAAGATTTGTCGTATTTCAGTTCAATTTCGAGTTCTTCAGACAGTTCTGGTGCACTTTCCTCTTCATCAGACTCTGAGTTCTCCATTTCCTCGACCAAGTCGAGAGTTTCTTGTTTTTCATCGGTCGTGAAGCCAAAACTTGTCCGAATCGTAGGGAAAAACAAAGAAGATCGAGAGTTGGATGATTACAAAATGGGGGATGACAATTTGTTTAAATCCAAGTCAAGAGCTCTGAAGATTTACGCCAGTTTGAGAAAATTGAAGCAGCCCATTTCGCCTGGCGGGAAGCTAACAAGTTTTATCAACTCCCTTTTCGATCATGCTAACGAAAAGAAGTTGAAAAATGTCGATTCGAACAAAAGAATTCAAGTTCAAGATTTGAAATCCATGGAAACATCGTCAAATTGTTCTTCGGCTCGGTCGTGTTTGAGTATGAAAAGGGAGAGAATTATGAGGAACGTTATTCAAAGAACGGTCAGATTTGATCCTGTGAGCGTTATTTTTAATGAAGGATCGATGCCTTGTGGATCTAAGAGCATAATCGGTGAAGAATCCAAAGGATGTGGAAGGCATTCATCGGCACCAAATCAATTGGATGACTTGAAACTGAGGCTAAGAGTCAAGAATATGAAAGTTGAAGAAGGGGATACTCAAAATGATGAGAAGACCGATGCTTTTAGACAAGATTCGCATTGGAAAGTAGAAGAAGATGACGAGGATGATGCAATGAGTGATTCGAGTTCGGACTTGTTCGAACTCGATCACTTGTTGTTTGGACACAATAGATTTTGCGAAGAACTTCCCATGTACGAAACGACTCATTATGGTACAAATCGTGCTATTGGGAGTGGTTTGAttacataa